In Solenopsis invicta isolate M01_SB chromosome 1, UNIL_Sinv_3.0, whole genome shotgun sequence, one genomic interval encodes:
- the LOC105202055 gene encoding uncharacterized protein LOC105202055 — protein MSKMLPKLMLLLLAAIPIALSQSNYASQGNSIEYQPGLPPSTVLDGKVTKLDDISPIIFLNRTKAYLNCGQGSMEVELKFEEPFYGVAYADFDRNSACIFKGRGATTAKLELPLKGCGTKQDPLRVFTNNVVVRFHPGLEMDGDEVITIVCRYPPPVAPAPPKPPASIMATLTPASVTEPPLKGFQILLIICAILFLSLLLLGLGCSYMCLKRRNVRVVHRHPFESATGSEITKLSGSSLSHITMFEGLKIPRAHALLHAAVSTSGSEANLVIDHSDTLPSDYPSESHSEVDEERSLPVSSAGSYDNKAFVDHHEVQRQVEMRTSSSLYSETVAAEVETSSMTAANASRVVVPRHPVAVPIEPKFDVQMRVKRAPPPPPSPLPSESDVASIALERNLTTILEREESSRSLESTPYRMTTFSYVPELHGPPSSVSTISRQQTPPVYSRILRKQAERETTVIQEKHPSPTIEQPLLHHDIRRPRSLTSLNTELTETRSLTEVTDASHAKYRVASILAPTPPPPPPIAPTTSSTTTHTAVQHREHRLLREEMTEPLVEPQVVAPRRPEITTHEVDDVFLRTVTEKKTIEDVERHSRQITEYRARSQPPPDLKWDVTIRNYPTDNVPPPPPEWENFSDVSSASNLTITNEPTNHLADDEPDVHIEPTYTTRAEIPCRPPPARRSLDDADADWYTRLARVLEPRYATELTDEERIKWREIITTESTLRTLLTEAVVKEDYELIRKDARYVNLFPPAKWDVIIRILSPPPTHTGSTSSSSHGKNHGQRYKRSKSSEWDTRSRRSSLPTLYEYESDGGSSARTLGTQSHHLQTSQSVTTGGQIIGRRRPGGSVRSRGAGVGSEADLRSMSEITVRDFARMDRDDLTSLSSFEGADSLVRSLSQPSLARSGSEFTEHWGMPSGILPPWASEHAEDGVSSVETTPRAIRRGDRLEVLASFDEHRRGPAITRSSRYSERELSVRVTESQRASDWFNDNNSEPEMQI, from the exons ATGTCGAAG ATGTTGCCAAAACTGATGCTTCTGCTCTTGGCGGCAATCCCGATTGCATTGTCCCAGAGCAACTATGCGTCGCAGGGCAACAGCATCGAGTATCAGCCGGGACTGCCGCCGAGCACGGTCCTCGACGGCAAAGTCACCAAGCTGGACGACATCTCGCCGATTATATTTCTGAATCGAACGAAAGCATATCTGAATTGCGGCCAGGGTAGCATGGAGGTCGAGCTCAAGTTTGAAGAACCGTTCTACGGGGTGGCCTATGCCGACTTTGATCGCAACAGCGCCTGCATATTCAAAGGACGAGGTGCGACGACCGCCAAATTGGAACTACCTCTGAAAG GATGCGGTACAAAGCAGGATCCTCTACGCGTGTTCACCAATAATGTGGTTGTTCGTTTTCACCCCGGATTAGAAATGGACGGAGACGAAGTTATCACTATAGTGTGCAGATATCCTCCACCTGTGGCACCGGCGCCTCCTAAACCGCCAGCGAGCAT AATGGCAACGCTGACGCCTgcgtcggtgaccgagccgccgCTGAAAGGCTTCCAGATCCTGCTTATTATCTGCGCCATCCTGTTCCTCTCGTTGCTCCTGCTTGGCCTCGGCTGCTCCTACATGTGCCTGAAACGCCGAAACGTGCGCGTGGTCCACCGACATCCGTTCGAAAGCGCCACCGGCTCCGAGATAACGAAGCTGTCCGGCTCGTCCCTGAGTCACATCACGATGTTCGAGGGCCTGAAGATACCACGCGCGCACGCCCTTCTTCACGCGGCCGTGTCCACTTCCGGTAGCGAGGCGAATCTAGTGATCGATCATTCGGACACATTGCCGAGCGATTACCCAAGCGAAAGCCACTCCGAG GTGGACGAGGAACGTTCGCTACCTGTATCCTCCGCTGGATCCTACGACAACAAGGCATTCGTGGACCACCATGAGGTTCAACGCCAAGTGGAAATGCGCACCTCGAGCTCCCTGTATTCGGAGACCGTGGCCGCCGAAGTGGAAACTTCCTCGATGACAGCCGCGAACGCTTCGCGAGTCGTGGTGCCGCGACACCCCGTAGCCGTTCCCATCGAGCCCAAGTTCGACGTGCAGATGAGAGTGAAAAGagcaccaccgccgccaccgagCCCGTTGCCGTCGGAATCCGATGTTGCGAGCATCGCCCTCGAGAGAAATCTGACGACCATTCTGGAAAGAGAGGAAAGCTCTCGCTCGCTGGAGAGCACACCCTACCGAATGACGACCTTCTCCTACGTACCCGAGCTTCACGGACCACCGTCGTCCGTCTCGACCATCTCTCGGCAGCAGACGCCGCCGGTTTACTCCAGGATTCTACGCAAGCAAGCGGAGAGGGAGACCACCGTGATCCAGGAGAAACACCCGTCGCCGACGATCGAGCAACCGCTGCTGCATCACGACATCCGTCGGCCGCGATCCCTGACCTCTCTGAATACCGAGCTCACAGAGACCCGCTCGTTGACCGAGGTGACGGATGCCTCGCACGCCAAATATCGGGTGGCGAGCATTCTGGCGCCgaccccgccgccgccgccgccgatcgCGCCTACCACGTCCTCTACCACGACTCACACCGCCGTTCAACATCGCGAGCACCGTTTGTTGCGCGAAGAAATGACCGAACCACTGGTCGAGCCGCAGGTAGTCGCGCCCCGCCGTCCGGAGATCACGACTCACGAGGTGGACGACGTGTTCCTGCGTACCGTCACGGAGAAGAAGACGATCGAAGACGTGGAGCGTCATAGTCGCCAGATCACCGAGTACCGCGCCAGGTCTCAACCGCCACCGGATCTCAAATGGGACGTCACCATCAGGAACTATCCGACGGATAACGTGCCACCGCCTCCACCGGAATGGGAGAACTTTTCCGATGTTAGCTCGGCCTCCAACTTGACCATCACGAACGAGCCGACGAATCATCTGGCGGACGACGAACCGGATGTACACATCGAGCCGACTTATACTACGCGCGCGGAGATTCCATGCCGACCACCACCCGCGCGTCGTTCCCTCGACGATGCCGACGCTGATTGGTACACCAGGTTGGCGCGAGTGCTGGAGCCGCGTTATGCCACCGAGTTGACGGACGAGGAGCGTATCAAGTGGCGCGAGATCATCACAACGGAGAGCACGCTGCGGACCCTGCTGACCGAGGCAGTGGTCAAGGAGGATTACGAGCTGATACGCAAGGATGCGAGATACGTCAACTTGTTCCCGCCAGCGAAGTGGGACGTGATTATCCGGATCCTGAGCCCACCGCCGACGCACACCGGTTCCACCTCGTCCTCCAGCCACGGTAAGAACCACGGCCAGAGGTACAAGAGGTCCAAATCGTCGGAATGGGACACCAGATCCAGACGCTCCTCCCTTCCTACCCTGTACGAGTACGAGAGCGACGGGGGCAGCTCGGCGCGCACTTTAGGTACCCAGAGTCATCATCTTCAAACGTCGCAGTCCGTCACGACCGGCGGACAGATCATTGGCCGTCGTCGACCGGGCGGATCTGTTCGTTCGCGGGGAGCCGGAGTTGGCAGCGAGGCCGATCTGAGATCGATGTCCGAGATAACCGTCCGTGATTTCGCCCGGATGGACAGAGACGATCTGACCAGCTTGAGCTCCTTCGAAGGTGCGGACTCGTTGGTCAGATCGCTCAGCCAGCCCAGCCTGGCCAGATCGGGTTCGGAGTTCACCGAGCACTGGGGCATGCCTTCCGGTATTCTGCCGCCGTGGGCGTCCGAACACGCGGAGGACGGCGTCAGCTCCGTGGAAACGACACCGAGGGCGATCAGGAGGGGCGACAGGCTGGAGGTCCTTGCCTCTTTCGACGAGCACAGGAGGGGCCCGGCCATCACGAGATCGAGTCGATACAGCGAAAGGGAGCTGAGCGTACGCGTGACAGAAAGTCAAAGAGCCTCGGACTGGTTTAACGACAACAATTCCGAGCCGGAGATGCAGATCTGA